From a region of the Sporosarcina ureilytica genome:
- a CDS encoding DUF4256 domain-containing protein — protein sequence MAEKNLTSDQIEELLTTLKLRFEKNMDRHEGLNWEQIQEKLEANPEKLWSLNEMERTEGEPDVIGRDEETGEYIFYDCSKESPKGRRSVCYDREALESRKKHKPENNVMDMAADMGIELLTEEQYRHLQSLGNFDMKSSSWVITPEKIRNLGGAIFCDYRYDTVFVYHNGADSYYAARGFRGSLRV from the coding sequence ATGGCAGAGAAAAACCTTACATCAGATCAAATTGAAGAATTACTAACTACATTAAAACTGCGTTTTGAGAAAAACATGGACCGTCATGAAGGACTTAATTGGGAGCAAATCCAAGAAAAACTGGAAGCGAATCCCGAAAAACTGTGGTCACTCAATGAAATGGAAAGAACAGAAGGAGAACCTGACGTGATTGGCCGGGATGAAGAAACTGGCGAATACATTTTTTACGACTGTTCAAAAGAAAGTCCAAAAGGGCGAAGAAGTGTTTGTTATGACCGAGAAGCATTAGAGTCTAGAAAGAAACATAAACCCGAAAATAACGTAATGGATATGGCGGCTGACATGGGCATTGAACTTTTAACTGAAGAACAGTATCGCCACTTACAAAGCCTTGGAAATTTCGATATGAAATCTTCAAGCTGGGTAATAACACCAGAAAAAATTAGAAATCTTGGCGGAGCAATCTTTTGCGATTATCGCTACGATACCGTATTTGTTTATCACAACGGGGCAGACTCCTATTATGCTGCAAGGGGATTCCGTGGCTCGTTAAGAGTATAA
- a CDS encoding VOC family protein → MINKIGQIMLYVNNQDESVKFWTENLGFTVIHEENAHGIRWIQIAPTKSAETSIILHNKEVIAQMSPELNLGTPSLMFFSDQFDVLYNKLVNNNVTVGEVMKMPTGRVFNFADNEENYFAVMDKS, encoded by the coding sequence TTGATTAACAAAATAGGACAAATTATGTTGTATGTAAATAATCAAGATGAATCAGTAAAATTTTGGACAGAGAATTTGGGTTTTACTGTTATTCATGAAGAAAATGCACACGGCATAAGATGGATTCAAATTGCACCGACAAAAAGTGCAGAGACGAGTATCATTTTACACAATAAGGAAGTCATTGCTCAAATGTCTCCAGAATTAAACCTTGGGACACCTTCTTTAATGTTTTTCTCAGATCAATTCGACGTATTATATAATAAATTGGTCAATAATAACGTTACGGTGGGAGAAGTTATGAAGATGCCTACAGGCAGAGTATTTAATTTTGCGGATAATGAAGAGAATTACTTTGCGGTAATGGACAAAAGTTAA